Proteins encoded within one genomic window of Bradyrhizobium sp. CB1717:
- a CDS encoding ABC transporter substrate-binding protein, which produces MIERSAPARAVPAVARRDFIRLAGATAAGFFALGATPDRMRIVATLTALSLDDELTRRSMTEAATTRLGGLIAGLRQRGWVEGVNFRFEIRSSFGGPDKMKTAVQELIDLKPDVILTGSTVETAAVLAATKTIPIVFATSNDPVGNGFVESLAHPGGNVTGFTSSTAEMGGKWLQLIKEAVPDIARVGVLFNPASTPRAGRFFLDSLEQEAVTSGVDVVLAPIGKAADIDGAISRFSEPPKAAMISLVDSFLVVNRQAIVAATAKYRVPMIYPFHYFMDAGGLMSYGPTLEVRSADYVDLILRGTKAGDLPVQSPRKYELLINRTVARSLGLTIPFTLLARADEIRE; this is translated from the coding sequence ATGATTGAGCGGTCCGCTCCTGCCCGCGCTGTGCCGGCGGTCGCTCGCCGCGATTTCATTCGCCTGGCGGGTGCAACTGCTGCGGGTTTCTTTGCGCTCGGCGCAACGCCGGATCGCATGCGGATCGTCGCCACGCTGACGGCATTGTCGCTCGACGACGAACTGACCAGAAGGAGCATGACCGAAGCTGCGACCACGCGGCTTGGCGGGCTCATCGCGGGCCTGAGGCAACGAGGCTGGGTCGAAGGGGTCAATTTCCGCTTCGAGATCCGGTCGAGCTTCGGCGGACCGGACAAGATGAAGACCGCCGTGCAGGAGCTCATCGATCTCAAGCCGGATGTCATCCTGACCGGCTCGACGGTTGAAACCGCGGCCGTGCTGGCGGCCACCAAGACGATCCCGATCGTTTTCGCGACCTCCAACGACCCCGTCGGCAACGGCTTCGTCGAGAGCCTCGCGCACCCCGGCGGCAACGTCACGGGCTTCACCAGCAGCACCGCCGAGATGGGCGGCAAATGGCTTCAACTCATCAAGGAGGCCGTGCCGGACATCGCGCGTGTCGGCGTCCTGTTCAATCCAGCGAGCACGCCTCGCGCCGGACGCTTCTTTCTCGACTCCCTCGAGCAGGAGGCCGTGACATCAGGTGTTGACGTCGTCCTCGCACCCATCGGCAAGGCAGCGGATATCGACGGGGCGATCAGCCGCTTTTCCGAGCCGCCCAAGGCTGCGATGATCTCGCTCGTCGACAGCTTCCTGGTGGTGAACCGCCAGGCGATCGTCGCGGCAACGGCGAAATATCGCGTTCCAATGATCTATCCGTTTCACTACTTCATGGATGCGGGCGGGCTCATGAGCTACGGGCCGACGCTGGAGGTGCGCTCGGCCGACTATGTCGACCTGATCCTGCGCGGCACCAAGGCCGGCGATCTTCCGGTGCAATCGCCACGCAAATACGAGCTTTTGATCAACCGCACCGTCGCGCGATCGCTCGGACTGACGATCCCGTTCACGCTGCTCGCGCGCGCCGATGAGATCCGCGAGTGA
- the cobU gene encoding bifunctional adenosylcobinamide kinase/adenosylcobinamide-phosphate guanylyltransferase — translation MAVILITGGARSGKSTRAEARARAFSGQPVYLATAEALDGEMEARIAKHRARRGTDWIEREVPLDLVPALLASDGGGARLVDCLTLWLSNLMHAERDWEHEVSELAEALPRLKSPVVLVTNEVGLGIVPDNALARSFRDAAGIMNQIIASVADEVEFVVAGLPMKLK, via the coding sequence ATGGCCGTCATTCTGATCACCGGCGGAGCGCGATCGGGCAAAAGCACGCGGGCGGAAGCGCGTGCGCGCGCATTTTCGGGCCAGCCTGTCTATCTCGCGACGGCCGAGGCGCTCGATGGCGAAATGGAAGCGCGCATCGCGAAGCACCGCGCGCGCCGCGGAACCGACTGGATCGAGCGCGAGGTGCCGCTGGATCTCGTGCCCGCTCTGCTCGCAAGCGATGGCGGCGGCGCAAGGCTCGTGGACTGCCTGACGCTGTGGCTCTCCAACCTGATGCATGCGGAGCGCGACTGGGAGCACGAGGTGAGCGAGCTCGCGGAGGCCCTGCCTCGCCTGAAGAGCCCCGTTGTCCTCGTGACCAATGAAGTCGGCCTCGGCATCGTCCCCGACAACGCTTTGGCGCGCAGCTTCCGCGACGCCGCCGGGATCATGAACCAGATCATCGCTAGCGTCGCCGATGAGGTCGAGTTCGTCGTCGCCGGCCTGCCGATGAAGCTGAAATGA
- the cobO gene encoding cob(I)yrinic acid a,c-diamide adenosyltransferase, with the protein MTPEPDTQTAEETDARHAQKMAKKKAARDKIMATKSGEKGLIIVHTGAGKGKSSSAFGMIVRSVAHGFPCAVVQFIKGAWDTGERRLLTGHFGELCQFHAMGEGFTWETQDRARDIAAARAGWEKAKELILDPNLRMVVLDEINIALRYDYLDIAEVVEFLTTQKPPMTHVVLTGRNAKDELIEIADLVTEMTLVKHPFRSGIKAQAGVEF; encoded by the coding sequence ATGACGCCTGAACCGGATACCCAGACGGCCGAGGAAACCGACGCCCGGCACGCCCAGAAAATGGCGAAGAAGAAGGCCGCCCGCGACAAGATCATGGCGACCAAGAGCGGCGAAAAGGGCCTCATCATCGTCCATACCGGCGCGGGCAAGGGCAAGTCCTCCTCCGCCTTCGGCATGATCGTCCGCTCCGTCGCCCACGGCTTTCCCTGCGCGGTGGTGCAGTTCATCAAGGGCGCCTGGGATACCGGCGAACGGCGCCTGCTCACCGGCCATTTCGGCGAGCTCTGCCAGTTCCACGCCATGGGCGAAGGTTTTACCTGGGAGACGCAGGACCGCGCCCGCGACATCGCCGCCGCGCGCGCCGGCTGGGAGAAGGCCAAGGAGCTGATCCTCGATCCCAATTTGCGCATGGTCGTGCTCGACGAGATCAACATCGCGCTGCGCTACGACTATCTCGACATCGCCGAGGTGGTGGAGTTCCTGACCACGCAGAAGCCTCCGATGACGCATGTCGTGCTCACCGGCCGCAACGCCAAGGACGAGCTGATCGAGATCGCCGATCTCGTCACCGAGATGACGCTGGTGAAACACCCCTTCCGCTCCGGCATCAAGGCGCAGGCCGGCGTCGAGTTCTGA
- a CDS encoding DUF1636 domain-containing protein has protein sequence MTVTLHVCITCRAGQTLGEGETTPGKRLHGAMLEAGVPEGVNVVPVECLSACSQGCSVALSAPGRWSYVYGRLSDANAQDVLAGAAAYAAAPDGLVPWRSRPEIFRKQSLARIPPIAVVPEAAE, from the coding sequence ATGACCGTCACACTTCACGTCTGTATCACCTGCCGCGCCGGCCAGACGCTTGGCGAGGGCGAGACGACACCCGGCAAGCGCCTGCATGGTGCGATGCTCGAAGCGGGCGTGCCCGAGGGCGTCAATGTGGTTCCCGTCGAATGCCTGTCGGCCTGCAGCCAGGGCTGCTCGGTTGCGCTCAGTGCGCCCGGACGCTGGTCCTATGTCTATGGCCGCCTCTCGGATGCCAATGCGCAGGACGTGCTCGCGGGCGCCGCGGCCTATGCCGCCGCGCCTGACGGCCTCGTGCCCTGGCGCAGCCGTCCCGAAATCTTCCGCAAGCAGTCGCTTGCCCGCATTCCCCCCATCGCCGTCGTGCCGGAGGCCGCTGAATGA
- a CDS encoding cobyric acid synthase: MARALMIQGAGSDVGKSLIVAGLARAFTRRGLRVLPFKPQNMSNNAAVTVDGGEIGRAQALQALAAGVEPHTDMNPVLLKPETDVGAQVVVHGKRIATARAREYAAMKPSLMGAVLESFERLKARSDLVLIEGAGSPAEVNLRKADIANMGFACKADVPVVLVGDIDRGGVIAQLVGIKTVIDPDDAAMIQGFVINKFRGDPTLFDDGYGLIEQKTSWRGLGVLPWFARAGELPAEDALGLSDARKPGQCKIACLALSRIANFDDLDPLKLEPGVDLVMVRPGDAIPGDVRLVIIPGSKSTRGDLAFLRAQGWDIDLLAHHRRGGHVLGLCGGYQMLGRSVSDPESIEGPAGDTPGLGLLDVQTVMTPQKTLTRVAAVHAATDQPIQAYEIHIGRTDGPDRARPFASLNGEPEGAISRDGRVQGSYLHGLFTSDDFRKAYLAKLDIPAGEEPYHARVESALDALADHIEKHLDVEGVLALAR, translated from the coding sequence ATGGCGCGCGCATTGATGATCCAGGGAGCCGGCTCGGACGTGGGCAAGTCGCTCATCGTCGCCGGTCTTGCGCGCGCCTTCACGCGGCGCGGCCTGCGTGTGCTCCCGTTCAAGCCGCAGAACATGTCGAACAATGCGGCCGTCACGGTCGACGGCGGCGAGATCGGTCGCGCCCAGGCGCTGCAGGCGCTCGCGGCCGGCGTCGAGCCGCACACCGACATGAACCCGGTGCTGCTCAAGCCCGAGACCGATGTCGGCGCCCAGGTCGTTGTTCACGGCAAGCGCATTGCGACCGCGCGTGCGCGCGAATATGCGGCGATGAAGCCCTCGCTGATGGGCGCGGTGCTCGAGAGTTTCGAGCGGCTGAAGGCACGCTCCGATCTCGTGCTGATCGAAGGCGCCGGCAGCCCGGCCGAGGTAAACCTGCGCAAGGCCGACATCGCCAATATGGGCTTTGCATGCAAGGCCGACGTTCCGGTCGTGCTGGTCGGCGACATCGATCGCGGCGGCGTCATCGCCCAGCTCGTCGGTATCAAGACGGTGATCGATCCTGATGATGCCGCGATGATCCAGGGCTTTGTGATCAACAAGTTCCGCGGCGATCCTACGCTGTTCGACGACGGCTACGGGCTGATCGAGCAGAAGACGTCGTGGCGCGGCCTTGGCGTGCTGCCCTGGTTCGCGCGCGCCGGCGAGCTGCCGGCCGAGGACGCGCTGGGCCTGAGCGATGCGCGCAAGCCCGGGCAATGCAAGATCGCGTGCCTCGCGCTGTCACGGATCGCCAATTTCGACGATCTCGATCCGCTCAAGCTCGAGCCTGGTGTCGATCTCGTCATGGTCCGTCCGGGCGACGCGATCCCCGGCGATGTCCGTCTCGTCATCATCCCCGGCTCCAAATCCACCCGCGGCGATCTCGCCTTCCTGCGTGCGCAGGGCTGGGATATCGATCTGCTCGCGCATCACCGCCGCGGCGGTCATGTGCTCGGCCTTTGCGGCGGCTACCAGATGCTGGGGCGCAGCGTTTCCGACCCTGAAAGCATCGAAGGTCCTGCGGGCGACACGCCAGGCCTAGGACTTCTCGATGTCCAGACGGTGATGACCCCGCAGAAGACGCTGACGCGTGTTGCCGCCGTGCATGCCGCGACCGATCAGCCAATCCAGGCCTACGAAATCCACATCGGCCGCACCGACGGGCCCGATCGCGCGCGTCCGTTCGCCAGCTTGAACGGCGAGCCCGAGGGCGCGATCTCGCGCGACGGCCGCGTGCAAGGCAGCTATTTGCATGGCCTCTTCACGTCGGATGATTTCCGCAAGGCGTATCTGGCGAAACTCGATATTCCCGCGGGCGAAGAGCCCTATCACGCCAGGGTCGAGAGCGCGCTCGATGCCCTCGCCGATCACATCGAAAAGCATCTCGACGTCGAAGGCGTGCTCGCGCTAGCGCGCTAG
- the cobD gene encoding threonine-phosphate decarboxylase CobD: protein MREHGGNLDLAQQRFGGRTEDWIDLSTGINRVPYPVGEVSARAWTALPSRAEIDALDQAARHAYRTSAALVAMGGAQAAIQLLPQLAPCGRARILAPTYNEYAGVLSATGWDVQEVRDLQALAGADLAIIVNPNNPDGRSHAPNDLLALLPRVGRLVVDESFADAVPHLSLAPDADQPGLLILRSFGKFYGLAGLRLGFAIGNGADVGKLAAASGPWPVSGAAIAIGCRALRDDAWTETTSARLVRDSIRLDAMMQSQNWTLIGGTPLFRLYETPDALAAQDKLARGQIWSRVFAKEPTWLRLGLPGSEAEWTRLGEVLAR from the coding sequence ATGCGCGAGCACGGTGGAAATCTCGATCTGGCCCAGCAGCGGTTCGGCGGCCGAACCGAGGACTGGATCGACCTGTCGACGGGGATCAACCGGGTGCCTTATCCGGTAGGCGAGGTGAGCGCGCGCGCGTGGACTGCGCTGCCGTCGCGTGCCGAGATCGATGCGTTGGATCAGGCCGCGCGGCACGCCTACCGCACGAGTGCGGCGCTCGTTGCGATGGGTGGCGCGCAAGCCGCCATTCAACTATTGCCGCAACTCGCGCCATGCGGCCGCGCCCGCATCCTCGCGCCGACCTACAATGAATACGCCGGAGTCCTCTCGGCTACGGGCTGGGATGTCCAGGAGGTCAGAGACCTTCAGGCATTGGCAGGCGCGGACCTCGCCATCATCGTCAATCCCAACAACCCCGATGGCCGAAGCCACGCGCCCAATGATTTGCTTGCACTGCTGCCGCGCGTCGGCCGTCTCGTGGTTGACGAGAGTTTTGCCGATGCCGTTCCGCATCTGTCGCTGGCACCGGACGCGGATCAGCCGGGACTGCTGATCCTGCGCTCGTTCGGAAAGTTTTACGGGTTGGCCGGCCTGCGGCTTGGGTTCGCGATCGGCAATGGAGCCGACGTCGGCAAGCTCGCGGCGGCGTCAGGTCCGTGGCCGGTTTCTGGCGCGGCGATTGCGATCGGCTGCCGCGCCTTGCGGGACGATGCCTGGACTGAGACCACCTCAGCGCGTCTTGTGCGCGACAGCATACGGCTCGACGCGATGATGCAGTCGCAGAACTGGACGCTCATCGGCGGCACGCCGCTGTTTCGTCTCTACGAGACGCCTGACGCACTGGCCGCACAGGACAAGCTGGCGCGCGGCCAGATCTGGTCGCGCGTGTTCGCGAAAGAGCCGACATGGCTGCGGCTCGGGCTCCCCGGCAGCGAAGCCGAGTGGACGCGCCTTGGCGAGGTCCTAGCGCGCTAG
- the cbiB gene encoding adenosylcobinamide-phosphate synthase CbiB — MGFAGAMVVAMAVDVLLGWPLWLFARIGHPVTWLGRLIGAIDTGWNRSSDAPGVRRTAGVVGALAVIALSVAIGWGLQSLLPWGWAQIVLVGVLAWPLVALRSLHDHVAAVARPLQAGDIAAAREAVSRIVGRDPAALDEAGIARAAIESLAENASDGIVAPVFWGALFGLPGILGYKAINTLDSMIGHRSERHEAFGWAAARIDDVANFIPARLTGFLFVLLAPRRSEALSCMTRDARRHRSPNAGWPEAAMAGALGVRLSGPRIYHGSVTKEPWLNEGARDPRPADIGEGLNVYRRAMLLLAGLLAILAFA; from the coding sequence TTGGGCTTTGCGGGCGCGATGGTGGTGGCGATGGCAGTGGATGTCCTTTTGGGCTGGCCGTTGTGGCTGTTCGCGCGGATCGGTCATCCCGTGACCTGGCTGGGCCGGCTGATCGGCGCGATCGATACCGGCTGGAATCGCTCCTCCGATGCGCCGGGGGTCCGCCGCACTGCGGGCGTCGTTGGAGCACTCGCGGTGATCGCATTGTCCGTTGCGATCGGCTGGGGCCTTCAGTCGCTGCTCCCTTGGGGATGGGCGCAGATCGTGCTGGTGGGCGTGCTCGCCTGGCCGCTGGTCGCGCTGCGCTCGCTCCATGATCACGTTGCCGCCGTCGCGAGGCCCTTGCAGGCCGGCGACATCGCCGCTGCACGCGAGGCCGTGTCGCGCATCGTCGGCCGCGATCCCGCGGCGCTCGATGAAGCCGGCATCGCGCGCGCGGCAATCGAGAGCCTCGCCGAGAACGCCTCCGACGGCATCGTCGCGCCGGTGTTCTGGGGCGCGCTGTTCGGCCTGCCCGGCATCCTCGGCTACAAGGCCATCAATACGCTGGATTCCATGATCGGCCATCGCAGCGAGCGGCACGAGGCCTTCGGCTGGGCCGCCGCGCGCATCGACGATGTCGCAAATTTCATTCCGGCGCGTCTGACCGGATTTCTGTTCGTGCTGTTGGCACCACGGCGATCCGAAGCGTTGTCGTGCATGACGCGCGATGCGCGTCGCCATCGCTCGCCCAACGCCGGCTGGCCGGAAGCGGCGATGGCGGGCGCGCTTGGTGTGCGGCTCAGTGGCCCCCGCATCTATCATGGCAGCGTCACAAAGGAGCCCTGGCTCAACGAAGGCGCGCGCGATCCGCGTCCCGCCGACATCGGCGAGGGGCTGAACGTCTACCGCCGTGCCATGCTGCTGCTCGCAGGCCTGCTTGCGATCCTGGCCTTCGCGTGA
- the cobS gene encoding adenosylcobinamide-GDP ribazoletransferase yields MMVHAELFKDVIADLRMAASFVTILPVASSKPATDGALARATWALPVAGLLVGLAGAMVYKIAIRFGLTPNLAALLALATTALITGALHEDGLADTADGLGGGRTRERKLEIMRDSRIGSYGVCALILSFGLRWSALAAIASPSAVAMALCAAHAAARAGVPAFMSLVPPARPDGLSASAGAPPGRSVAIAFAVGTLVLALALGPGKALVGLILLSLAGLLLARLAIRQIGGQTGDILGAFEQTGEILILLVAAAFQTGR; encoded by the coding sequence ATGATGGTGCACGCCGAACTTTTCAAAGACGTCATTGCCGATCTCAGGATGGCGGCATCGTTCGTCACGATCCTGCCCGTGGCATCGTCGAAGCCCGCAACCGACGGTGCCCTCGCGCGCGCGACCTGGGCGCTCCCCGTGGCCGGACTGCTGGTCGGCCTTGCCGGCGCCATGGTCTACAAGATCGCCATTCGGTTCGGGCTGACACCCAACCTTGCCGCCCTGCTCGCACTGGCCACGACCGCCCTCATCACCGGCGCGCTGCACGAGGACGGGCTCGCCGACACAGCCGACGGGCTCGGCGGCGGCCGCACGCGCGAGCGCAAGCTGGAGATCATGCGCGATAGCCGGATCGGCAGTTACGGCGTCTGCGCACTGATCCTGTCGTTCGGCCTGCGCTGGAGCGCGCTCGCGGCGATCGCCAGTCCCTCGGCGGTCGCGATGGCGCTGTGCGCTGCGCATGCTGCGGCACGCGCGGGCGTACCGGCCTTCATGTCGCTGGTCCCGCCGGCGCGGCCTGACGGCCTCTCGGCCAGCGCCGGAGCGCCGCCGGGCCGCAGCGTCGCCATCGCCTTCGCGGTTGGAACGCTCGTGCTCGCCCTGGCGTTGGGGCCGGGCAAGGCGCTGGTCGGCCTGATCCTGCTCTCGCTCGCCGGGCTGCTGCTGGCGCGGCTCGCCATCCGCCAGATCGGCGGGCAGACTGGCGACATTCTCGGCGCCTTCGAGCAGACGGGCGAGATCCTGATCCTGCTGGTCGCCGCGGCCTTCCAGACGGGACGCTGA
- the bluB gene encoding 5,6-dimethylbenzimidazole synthase: MVEFDDTFRRHLHELFVWRRDVRRFRSDPLPDRAVDRLIETACLSPSVGLSQPWRFVIVDDAARRRAVIDDFKACNADALNCYSGERAARYATLKLSGLEQAPGHLAVFADKATDVGHGLGRATMPETTEYSVVAAITAMWLAARAEGIGLGWVSILNPDRIHAILDVPDTWKFIAYLCIGYPEVECDQPELEQAKWEHRRGAEEFTLRR, from the coding sequence ATGGTCGAGTTCGACGACACCTTCCGCCGGCACCTGCACGAACTGTTCGTATGGCGCCGCGACGTGCGCCGCTTTCGCAGCGATCCGCTGCCGGACCGCGCCGTCGATCGCCTGATCGAGACGGCGTGTCTTTCCCCGTCGGTCGGCCTCAGCCAGCCCTGGCGCTTCGTCATCGTCGATGATGCCGCACGGCGCCGCGCCGTGATCGACGATTTCAAGGCGTGCAATGCGGATGCACTCAATTGTTATTCCGGAGAGCGCGCGGCGCGCTATGCCACGCTAAAACTGTCGGGCCTCGAACAGGCGCCGGGCCACCTCGCCGTGTTCGCGGACAAGGCCACCGACGTCGGCCACGGCCTTGGCCGCGCCACCATGCCGGAAACCACGGAATATTCCGTGGTCGCGGCGATCACCGCGATGTGGCTCGCCGCGCGCGCGGAAGGCATTGGCCTTGGCTGGGTGTCGATCCTGAATCCCGATCGCATCCACGCCATTCTCGACGTGCCTGACACCTGGAAATTCATCGCCTATCTCTGCATCGGCTATCCGGAGGTCGAATGCGACCAGCCCGAGCTGGAGCAGGCGAAATGGGAGCACCGGCGCGGCGCGGAAGAATTCACGCTGCGGCGGTAA
- a CDS encoding hybrid sensor histidine kinase/response regulator: MNEQVDQGHLRTPPGRLFRKYLYSIVALAFAALAISTGFDVWFSYREQKQLLAAIQREQAASAAIQIGQFVGQIENQIRWLSRLPPELSTNEDDRLNAIRLLRLSPAIAEIAELDAQGREQVRVSRRVADRVGSKADLSTSPAFRGANQSRAYYGPVYFFGDTEPFMTLATRGTGRQPNVVVAEVNLRFIWDLVAGIRVGNTGKAYVVDRTGVLIAHPDLWPALRRSDLSGHADVRAALDGVGSPSSGLVKENLSGQRVLSTYATVPSLGWLVFVELPLSEAYAPIYASIGRSTFLLIALLAIAVLVSLWLSRRMTVPIQILTQGARRIGSGDLGLRFAIRTGDELEALGDQFNRMAAHLRDSYATLEGKVIERTSELEKARDQALAEHDAAERARSIAVQANETKSRFLAVVSHELRTPLNGVMGVLQLLDDGNLSEVQRRHLATAAASGETLIALVDAILEYARLEASTEALETRDFRLDQLIEAAADLMRPQAFDKGLTFDLASDATVNISVHGDPVRLNRILLNLIGNAIKFTPRGGIALTAAAEQLDKHILLHITVRDTGIGIAPDMHERIFEDFVQADDSIARRFGGTGLGLAIARRLARLMRGELTVESTPGTGSTFTLDVPLGRAASGIAQGTLPPPSRQLSVLLVDDDPVNCEVGEAILNRLGHHPTIARNGASAIELARNQAFDVILMDLHMPDMDGVEAASRIGKLGLPKRPRIIAVTADVSTLARERLAGAGIVKVVSKPILINALREAIEDTKDEPAVAQLAAGALIDRHFLDDQKELLGPAQIAKLHHLLQETSDRLIEDITKAAAAGDRKQLARSTHQLGSAAGALGLVRLFERCREVELTAPSMSPPECQSAARDLAALQQASISALDDLLAPAGQRAEFGVNHR, from the coding sequence GTGAACGAGCAAGTCGACCAGGGACATTTGCGAACGCCTCCCGGCCGGCTGTTCCGGAAATATCTCTACTCGATCGTCGCCCTCGCCTTTGCCGCGCTCGCCATCAGCACCGGTTTCGACGTCTGGTTCTCCTATCGCGAGCAGAAGCAGCTCCTCGCGGCGATCCAGCGCGAACAGGCGGCATCCGCGGCCATCCAGATCGGCCAGTTCGTCGGCCAGATCGAAAACCAGATCAGATGGCTCTCGCGCCTGCCTCCGGAGCTGTCGACCAACGAAGACGATCGCCTGAACGCCATCCGCCTGCTGCGCCTCTCGCCCGCGATCGCGGAAATTGCCGAGCTCGATGCGCAGGGCCGCGAGCAGGTGCGCGTGTCGCGCCGCGTCGCGGACAGGGTCGGCAGCAAGGCCGACCTCTCCACCTCGCCCGCCTTCCGCGGCGCCAATCAAAGCCGCGCCTATTACGGACCCGTGTACTTCTTCGGCGACACCGAGCCGTTCATGACGCTCGCCACTCGCGGGACCGGCCGCCAGCCCAATGTGGTCGTCGCCGAAGTCAATCTGCGCTTCATCTGGGACCTCGTCGCCGGGATCAGGGTCGGCAACACCGGCAAGGCCTATGTGGTCGACCGCACGGGGGTCTTGATCGCGCACCCGGATTTATGGCCGGCACTACGCCGCAGCGATCTCTCGGGACACGCGGACGTGCGCGCCGCGCTCGACGGTGTGGGCTCGCCCTCCAGCGGCCTGGTCAAGGAGAATCTGTCGGGCCAACGCGTGCTCTCGACTTACGCAACGGTGCCCTCGCTCGGCTGGCTGGTGTTTGTCGAGCTTCCGCTCAGCGAGGCCTATGCCCCGATCTATGCGTCGATCGGACGTTCCACGTTTCTTCTGATCGCCCTGCTTGCCATTGCGGTGCTGGTGTCCCTTTGGCTCAGCCGGCGCATGACTGTGCCGATCCAGATCCTGACGCAGGGCGCGCGGCGGATCGGAAGCGGCGATCTCGGCCTGCGGTTCGCGATCAGGACCGGCGACGAGCTGGAGGCGCTCGGTGACCAGTTCAACCGGATGGCCGCTCACTTGCGCGACTCCTACGCAACGCTCGAGGGCAAGGTGATCGAGCGGACCTCCGAGCTCGAGAAGGCGCGCGATCAGGCCCTGGCCGAGCACGACGCAGCCGAGCGCGCGCGCAGCATTGCGGTGCAGGCCAACGAGACCAAGTCGCGCTTCCTTGCCGTCGTCAGCCACGAGCTGCGCACGCCGCTGAACGGCGTCATGGGCGTGCTGCAACTGCTCGACGACGGCAACCTTAGCGAAGTGCAGCGGCGCCACCTCGCCACCGCCGCCGCATCGGGCGAAACACTGATCGCACTGGTCGATGCGATCCTGGAGTATGCGCGCCTCGAGGCCAGCACCGAGGCGCTGGAGACGCGCGACTTCCGCCTCGACCAGCTGATCGAGGCCGCCGCCGACCTGATGCGCCCGCAGGCCTTCGACAAGGGACTGACCTTCGATCTCGCCAGCGATGCGACGGTCAACATCTCCGTGCACGGCGATCCTGTCAGGCTCAACCGCATCCTGCTCAACCTGATCGGCAACGCGATCAAGTTCACCCCGCGCGGTGGGATCGCTTTGACGGCGGCCGCCGAACAGCTCGACAAACATATCCTGCTGCACATCACCGTTCGCGATACCGGCATCGGCATCGCGCCCGACATGCATGAGCGGATTTTTGAGGACTTCGTCCAGGCCGACGACAGCATTGCGCGGCGGTTCGGCGGCACCGGCCTCGGACTTGCGATCGCGCGTCGCCTCGCGCGCCTGATGCGCGGCGAGCTGACGGTGGAGAGCACGCCGGGCACCGGCAGCACCTTCACGCTTGACGTGCCGCTCGGCCGCGCCGCGAGCGGCATCGCACAAGGCACGCTTCCACCGCCATCGCGGCAACTCAGCGTGCTGCTGGTCGACGACGATCCCGTCAATTGCGAGGTCGGCGAAGCGATCCTGAACCGGCTCGGCCACCACCCCACGATCGCCAGGAACGGCGCATCTGCCATAGAGCTCGCCCGCAATCAGGCGTTCGACGTCATCCTGATGGATCTGCACATGCCCGACATGGACGGCGTCGAGGCGGCGTCGCGGATCGGCAAGCTCGGCTTGCCGAAGAGACCGCGCATCATCGCCGTGACCGCCGACGTCTCCACCCTCGCCCGCGAACGACTCGCCGGCGCCGGCATCGTCAAGGTCGTCAGCAAGCCGATCCTGATCAATGCGCTGCGTGAGGCGATCGAAGACACAAAGGACGAGCCGGCCGTCGCGCAACTCGCCGCGGGCGCATTGATCGACCGGCATTTCCTCGACGACCAGAAAGAGCTGCTGGGCCCGGCGCAAATCGCAAAGCTCCATCATCTGCTGCAGGAGACCAGCGACAGGCTGATTGAGGACATCACCAAAGCCGCCGCTGCCGGCGATCGGAAGCAACTCGCGCGCTCCACGCACCAGCTCGGCAGCGCCGCCGGCGCGCTCGGCCTCGTCCGCCTGTTTGAGCGCTGCCGCGAGGTCGAGCTGACGGCGCCCTCGATGTCCCCGCCGGAGTGCCAGAGCGCCGCGCGCGATCTCGCCGCGCTCCAGCAGGCCTCGATCAGCGCGCTGGACGATCTGCTCGCGCCGGCCGGGCAGCGCGCGGAGTTCGGCGTTAACCATCGCTGA